In Streptomyces chartreusis NRRL 3882, the following are encoded in one genomic region:
- a CDS encoding glycoside hydrolase family 3 protein yields MTTLASGTDTLTRDALTVLQPGFTGTTAPDWLLRRLGEGLASVGLFGRNIASPGQLAELTAQLRAERDDVLVAIDEEGGDVTRLEVRTGSSFPGNHALGAVDDVELTRQVAHELGRRLAACGVNLNWAPSADVNSDPRNPVIGVRSFGADTGLAARHTAAYVTGLQSAGVAACTKHFPGHGDTAVDSHHALPRIDVPADVLTDRELTPFRAAIAAGSRAVMSAHILVPALDPDRPATLSGRILTGLLRGELGYDGLIVTDGMEMRAIAGTYGIERGSVLAVAAGADAICVGGGLADDETVRRLRDALVTAVRTGELPEERLAEAADRVRALARWASTAGHSPDETHGSEIGLHAARRALTVTVAPGLGSPETFEPLTEPPYVAALTPVANIAVGDETPWGVAAELVHLLPGTVTGSYSAEDGKEGDAGAGESAGRAALEAAGPRRIVAVVRDEHRHPWMASALDTLLAARPDTIVVEMGVPQAAPRGALHIATHGAARVCGRAAAEVIAGV; encoded by the coding sequence ATGACGACACTCGCCAGCGGTACCGACACGCTCACGCGTGACGCCCTGACGGTTCTCCAGCCCGGTTTCACCGGCACCACCGCCCCCGACTGGCTGCTGCGCCGGCTCGGCGAGGGCCTCGCCTCCGTCGGCCTGTTCGGCCGCAACATCGCCTCGCCCGGCCAACTGGCCGAGCTGACCGCACAACTGCGGGCCGAGCGCGACGACGTCCTGGTCGCGATCGACGAGGAAGGCGGTGACGTGACGCGCCTGGAGGTGCGGACCGGTTCCTCCTTCCCGGGCAACCACGCCCTCGGCGCGGTGGACGACGTGGAGCTGACGCGACAGGTCGCCCACGAACTGGGCCGCCGTCTCGCGGCCTGCGGCGTGAACCTCAACTGGGCCCCGTCCGCCGACGTGAACTCCGACCCGCGCAACCCGGTGATCGGTGTCCGCTCCTTCGGCGCCGACACCGGCCTGGCCGCCCGGCACACCGCCGCGTACGTGACGGGCCTGCAGTCGGCGGGAGTCGCCGCCTGCACCAAGCACTTCCCGGGCCACGGCGACACGGCTGTCGACTCCCACCACGCCCTGCCGCGCATCGACGTCCCCGCGGACGTGCTGACCGACCGTGAACTGACCCCGTTCCGCGCGGCCATCGCCGCCGGCAGCCGGGCCGTGATGAGCGCTCACATCCTGGTCCCGGCCCTGGACCCCGACCGCCCCGCCACCCTCTCCGGCCGCATCCTGACCGGCCTGCTGCGCGGCGAACTCGGCTACGACGGCCTCATCGTCACCGACGGCATGGAGATGCGGGCCATCGCGGGCACCTACGGCATCGAACGCGGCAGCGTCCTCGCCGTCGCCGCCGGTGCCGACGCGATCTGCGTGGGCGGTGGCCTGGCCGACGACGAGACCGTACGGCGTCTGCGCGATGCCCTGGTCACGGCCGTACGCACGGGCGAGCTGCCCGAGGAACGCCTGGCCGAGGCCGCGGACCGGGTCCGGGCGCTGGCCCGCTGGGCGAGCACGGCCGGTCACTCGCCCGACGAGACCCACGGCAGCGAGATCGGCCTGCACGCCGCCCGCCGCGCCCTCACGGTCACCGTCGCCCCGGGGCTGGGGAGCCCGGAGACCTTCGAGCCCCTCACCGAACCTCCCTACGTCGCCGCCCTCACCCCCGTCGCCAACATCGCCGTGGGTGACGAGACCCCCTGGGGCGTCGCCGCCGAACTCGTCCACCTCCTGCCGGGCACGGTGACGGGCAGCTACTCGGCGGAGGACGGCAAGGAGGGTGATGCCGGTGCCGGTGAGAGCGCCGGACGCGCGGCCCTCGAGGCAGCCGGTCCGCGCCGCATCGTCGCCGTCGTCCGCGACGAACACCGCCACCCCTGGATGGCCTCCGCCCTCGACACCCTGCTGGCGGCCCGCCCCGACACCATCGTGGTCGAAATGGGCGTCCCCCAGGCCGCACCCCGCGGCGCCCTGCACATCGCCACCCACGGCGCGGCCCGCGTCTGCGGCCGGGCGGCGGCCGAGGTGATCGCCGGGGTGTAA
- a CDS encoding carbohydrate ABC transporter permease: MSSTVAPRRVRRAPRAQRAPKLWWNLLGLLVFVTAGFPLYWMLNTAFKPAKDAIDPDPSLLPTGITFANFGRALDIADFWGPVGRSMVVSLAVVVIGMVVGLLAALAISRFAFRGRKIVIVGILAVQMVPLVAMIIPVFLLLNDLGQYDRLTGLIITYLTFILPFTVWTLRGFIVNIPKELEEAAMVDGCSRTGAFLRVVFPLLAPGMVATSVYGFIQAWNEYLYALMLLSQKNQTATVWLGNFTTKHGTEYAPMMAGATMMAVPIVALFLLVQRKMAAGLTAGAVKG; this comes from the coding sequence ATGAGCAGCACTGTGGCTCCCCGGCGGGTGCGGCGCGCGCCGCGGGCGCAGCGGGCGCCGAAACTCTGGTGGAACCTCCTCGGCCTCCTGGTCTTCGTCACCGCGGGCTTCCCGCTCTACTGGATGCTCAACACGGCGTTCAAGCCCGCCAAGGACGCCATCGACCCGGACCCGAGCCTGCTGCCGACCGGCATCACCTTCGCCAACTTCGGCCGGGCGCTGGACATCGCCGACTTCTGGGGCCCGGTGGGCCGCAGCATGGTGGTGTCGCTGGCGGTGGTCGTCATCGGCATGGTCGTGGGGCTGCTGGCCGCGCTCGCCATCTCGCGCTTCGCATTCCGTGGCCGCAAGATCGTGATCGTGGGCATCCTCGCCGTCCAGATGGTCCCGCTGGTCGCCATGATCATCCCGGTGTTCCTGCTGCTCAACGACCTGGGCCAGTACGACCGGCTGACGGGCCTCATCATCACGTACCTGACCTTCATCCTCCCGTTCACGGTCTGGACGCTCCGGGGCTTCATCGTCAACATCCCGAAGGAACTGGAGGAGGCGGCCATGGTCGACGGCTGCTCCCGCACGGGAGCCTTCCTCCGGGTCGTCTTCCCGCTGCTGGCCCCCGGCATGGTCGCCACCTCGGTCTACGGCTTCATCCAGGCCTGGAACGAATACCTGTACGCCCTGATGCTGCTCAGCCAGAAGAACCAGACGGCGACCGTCTGGCTCGGCAACTTCACCACCAAGCACGGCACCGAATACGCCCCGATGATGGCCGGCGCCACGATGATGGCCGTGCCGATCGTCGCCCTCTTCCTCCTCGTCCAGCGCAAGATGGCCGCGGGCCTGACCGCGGGCGCCGTGAAGGGATGA